A single window of Aquabacterium sp. OR-4 DNA harbors:
- a CDS encoding PDR/VanB family oxidoreductase, with the protein MIPELLDVIVRQPSLQGQGVAVFTLEDAQGRALPAFSAGAHVDLHLPGGLVRPYSLCSDPADTRRYRLGVLKDPASRGGSVAVHQHLLVDGARLAIGAPRNLFALVEDAPHSVLVGGGIGITPMLAMAWRLHALGASFELHYCARSRAQAAFLQDLASAPWAARVQLHFDDEGAAAALQPRAVLAGAPAGRHVYVCGPSGFMDWVLAEAAAAGLSEAQRHREYFGAPATAAPAGGDQAFEIELRRSGKTVQVGATQSLLAALRGVGIHVSVSCEQGVCGTCACTVLAGEPEHRDAYLTDEERAANDQILVCCSRARSPRLVLDL; encoded by the coding sequence ATGATCCCCGAACTCCTCGATGTCATCGTGCGCCAGCCCAGCCTGCAGGGCCAGGGCGTGGCCGTCTTCACGCTGGAAGATGCCCAGGGCCGTGCGCTGCCGGCCTTCAGTGCCGGCGCCCATGTCGACCTGCACCTGCCCGGCGGCCTGGTGCGGCCCTACTCGCTGTGCAGCGACCCCGCCGACACCCGCCGCTACCGCCTGGGCGTGCTGAAAGACCCGGCCTCGCGCGGCGGCTCGGTGGCCGTGCACCAGCACCTGCTGGTGGACGGTGCGCGCCTGGCCATCGGCGCCCCGCGCAACCTGTTTGCGCTGGTGGAAGATGCGCCGCACAGCGTGCTGGTGGGTGGCGGCATCGGCATCACGCCGATGCTGGCCATGGCCTGGCGCCTGCATGCGCTGGGCGCCAGCTTCGAGCTGCACTACTGCGCCCGCAGCCGCGCCCAGGCCGCCTTTCTGCAGGATCTGGCCAGCGCGCCCTGGGCCGCGCGCGTGCAGCTGCATTTCGACGACGAGGGCGCGGCCGCGGCGCTGCAGCCGCGCGCCGTGCTGGCCGGCGCACCGGCCGGCCGCCATGTTTATGTGTGCGGCCCCTCAGGCTTCATGGACTGGGTGCTGGCCGAGGCCGCCGCCGCCGGCCTGAGCGAGGCCCAGCGCCACCGCGAGTACTTCGGTGCCCCGGCCACGGCCGCCCCGGCCGGCGGTGACCAGGCCTTCGAGATCGAGCTGCGCCGCAGCGGCAAGACGGTGCAGGTGGGCGCCACGCAAAGCCTGCTGGCGGCGCTGCGCGGCGTGGGCATCCACGTCAGCGTCTCGTGCGAGCAGGGCGTGTGCGGCACCTGCGCCTGCACCGTGCTGGCAGGCGAGCCCGAGCACCGCGACGCCTACCTCACCGACGAGGAGCGCGCCGCGAACGACCAGATCCTGGTGTGCTGCTCGCGGGCCCGCAGCCCGCGCCTGGTTCTCGATCTCTGA
- a CDS encoding flavin reductase produces the protein MNPSSAAAAAAHFSPVSSTAFRDGLARLPGAVTVITTNGPAGAAGFTASAVCSVSDSPPTVLVCMNRSSFAHRFFAGNGVLCINVLSAAQQDLSALFANREVAMDQRFARTPWQACASGAPGLDGALVQLDGRIAATHEVGTHSIFIVELGEVRLADAGASHEGLAYFGRRYHALGASSPATQPA, from the coding sequence ATGAACCCGTCTTCCGCCGCGGCCGCTGCCGCCCACTTCAGCCCGGTGTCCAGCACCGCCTTCCGCGATGGCCTGGCGCGCCTGCCCGGCGCCGTCACCGTGATCACCACCAACGGCCCGGCCGGCGCCGCGGGCTTCACCGCCTCGGCGGTGTGCAGCGTCAGCGACTCGCCGCCCACGGTGCTGGTGTGCATGAACCGCAGCTCGTTTGCGCACCGCTTTTTTGCCGGCAATGGCGTGCTGTGCATCAACGTGCTCAGTGCGGCGCAGCAGGACTTGTCGGCGTTGTTCGCCAACCGCGAAGTGGCGATGGACCAGCGCTTCGCGCGCACGCCCTGGCAGGCCTGCGCCAGCGGCGCCCCGGGGCTCGATGGCGCGCTGGTGCAGCTCGACGGCCGCATCGCCGCCACCCACGAGGTGGGCACGCACAGCATCTTCATCGTCGAGCTGGGCGAGGTGCGCCTGGCCGATGCCGGCGCCAGCCACGAGGGCCTGGCCTACTTCGGCCGTCGCTATCACGCATTGGGCGCGTCCAGCCCCGCCACCCAGCCTGCCTGA
- a CDS encoding tripartite tricarboxylate transporter substrate-binding protein — protein MPDRRLALAAGLLALGPLCAGGASAQATRHSTRLLVGFPPGGTADVLARALQQRLPAGAEPLIVENKPGAGGRLAVAELKAAPADGRTVMVSADPILTIYPHVFRHIAYSTTADVLPLLPIASEPVGLAVGPMVPASVKTLADFLTWCRQHPKDASYTTAAAGTTMHFVGSQLAHASQVDLLHVPHRGGAAAVQDVMGGQIAATVTSMSLAMPHLGAGSTGKLRVLAIASARRSRRLPEVPTFTELGHPQIRADVYYGTYLKAGTPAPLLAQWVQQIGQAAQSAEMLALLDKLSLDPMVLGQPAFAALVRADLERWGPIVKASGYSADD, from the coding sequence ATGCCCGATCGTCGTCTTGCCCTGGCCGCCGGCCTGCTGGCCCTGGGCCCGCTGTGTGCCGGCGGCGCCAGCGCCCAGGCCACCCGCCACAGCACCCGGCTGCTGGTGGGATTTCCGCCCGGTGGCACGGCCGATGTGCTGGCGCGCGCGCTGCAGCAGCGCCTGCCGGCGGGCGCCGAGCCGCTGATCGTCGAGAACAAGCCCGGCGCCGGCGGCCGCCTGGCGGTGGCCGAGCTCAAGGCCGCGCCGGCCGATGGCCGCACCGTGATGGTCTCGGCCGACCCGATCCTCACGATCTACCCGCATGTCTTTCGCCACATCGCCTACAGCACCACCGCCGATGTGCTGCCGCTGCTGCCCATCGCCAGCGAGCCGGTGGGCCTGGCGGTGGGGCCGATGGTGCCGGCCAGCGTGAAGACCCTGGCCGACTTTCTGACCTGGTGCCGCCAGCACCCCAAGGACGCCAGCTACACCACGGCCGCCGCGGGCACCACCATGCACTTCGTCGGCAGCCAGCTGGCCCATGCCAGCCAGGTGGACCTGCTGCATGTGCCGCACCGCGGCGGCGCCGCAGCGGTGCAGGACGTGATGGGCGGGCAGATCGCCGCCACCGTCACCTCGATGAGCCTGGCCATGCCGCACCTGGGCGCCGGCAGCACCGGCAAGCTGCGCGTGCTGGCCATCGCCAGCGCCAGGCGCTCGCGCCGCCTGCCCGAGGTGCCCACGTTCACCGAGCTGGGCCACCCGCAGATTCGCGCCGATGTGTACTACGGCACCTACCTGAAGGCCGGCACGCCCGCGCCGCTGCTGGCGCAGTGGGTGCAGCAGATCGGCCAGGCCGCGCAATCGGCCGAGATGCTGGCGCTGCTGGACAAGCTCTCGCTCGACCCGATGGTGCTCGGCCAGCCGGCCTTTGCCGCGCTGGTGCGCGCCGACCTCGAGCGCTGGGGCCCGATCGTCAAGGCCAGCGGCTACTCGGCCGACGATTGA
- a CDS encoding ketopantoate reductase family protein translates to MNDTPNDKPGPWRVMVAGAGAIGCLLAARLAAAGHAVDLLARGRGAQALREHGITLHDLDGTWRVTAGHHSAGLRVLHTPLSAAPEGGPPDLLLLCSKSQDLLALAEAVAPAIGPHTLVLPLVNGVPFWFFHGQGGRFDGRAVQAVDPGGRLLRLLPLPQLLGAVVFITAECTSPGQVQARNPHLLMLGEPAGGLSPRLARVAAMLEAAGIATRPLERIRDKLWTKLVANLTSNPLSVVTRTTLHTIYSDPVLLDTVRAVMHEALLVAAAHGARLEIDPIEFVQLGAAMGAVRTSMLQDFERGRPLELAAIGEAVVELAGLYQLPMPATRTLLSQAAWHAQRRLADAA, encoded by the coding sequence ATGAACGACACCCCGAACGACAAGCCCGGCCCCTGGCGCGTGATGGTGGCCGGCGCCGGCGCCATCGGCTGCCTGCTGGCCGCCCGCCTGGCCGCCGCCGGCCATGCGGTGGATCTGCTGGCCCGCGGCCGCGGCGCCCAGGCGCTGCGCGAGCACGGCATCACGCTGCACGACCTGGATGGCACCTGGCGCGTGACGGCCGGGCACCACAGCGCCGGCCTGCGCGTGCTGCACACACCGCTGAGCGCCGCGCCCGAAGGCGGCCCGCCCGACCTGCTGCTGCTGTGCAGCAAGTCGCAAGACCTGCTGGCCCTGGCCGAGGCCGTGGCGCCGGCCATCGGCCCGCACACGCTGGTGCTGCCCTTGGTCAACGGCGTGCCCTTCTGGTTCTTCCACGGCCAGGGCGGACGCTTCGACGGGCGCGCGGTGCAGGCGGTCGACCCCGGCGGCCGGCTGCTGCGCCTGCTGCCGCTGCCGCAGCTGCTGGGCGCGGTGGTGTTCATCACCGCCGAGTGCACATCGCCCGGCCAGGTGCAGGCCCGCAACCCGCACCTGCTGATGCTGGGCGAGCCCGCCGGCGGCCTGAGCCCGCGCCTGGCCCGCGTGGCCGCCATGCTGGAGGCGGCCGGCATCGCCACGCGGCCGCTGGAACGCATCCGCGACAAGCTGTGGACCAAGCTGGTGGCCAACCTCACCTCCAACCCGCTGTCGGTGGTGACGCGCACCACGCTGCACACGATCTACAGCGACCCCGTGCTGCTCGACACGGTGCGCGCGGTGATGCACGAGGCCTTGCTGGTGGCCGCCGCACATGGGGCGCGGCTGGAGATCGACCCGATCGAGTTCGTGCAGCTGGGCGCCGCGATGGGCGCGGTGCGCACCTCGATGCTGCAGGACTTCGAGCGTGGCCGGCCGCTGGAGCTGGCCGCCATTGGCGAGGCGGTGGTCGAGCTGGCCGGCCTCTACCAGCTGCCGATGCCGGCCACGCGCACCCTGCTGTCGCAGGCCGCCTGGCATGCGCAGCGCCGCCTGGCCGACGCGGCATGA
- a CDS encoding class II aldolase/adducin family protein, translating to MLIPDTQPARPAQMADAEWALRYQLADCYHLVDHFGWTETIFNHISARLPGTAHYLVNPFGLNYDEVTPANLIKVDVDGHKVEPSPYDGNPAGFALHGAIHAARDDIHCVIHTHTTAVSAIALKRQGFAHDDFYGAQLSGRVGYHAFEGITLFADERPRMLHSLGSKHILVLRNHGVAVGELDIPRAFFLLWTVQRAAEIQVAAGAIPGDNVALPETIGQRCAELTAQLIREDGFAEKFFAAMVRRMRSRRAH from the coding sequence ATGCTCATCCCCGACACCCAGCCCGCCCGCCCCGCCCAGATGGCCGATGCCGAATGGGCGCTGCGCTACCAGCTGGCCGACTGCTACCACCTGGTGGACCACTTCGGCTGGACCGAGACCATCTTCAACCACATCTCGGCCCGCCTGCCCGGCACCGCGCACTACCTGGTCAACCCCTTCGGCCTGAACTACGACGAGGTCACGCCGGCCAACCTGATCAAGGTGGATGTCGACGGCCACAAGGTCGAGCCCTCGCCGTATGACGGCAACCCCGCCGGCTTTGCGCTGCACGGCGCCATCCACGCCGCGCGCGACGACATCCACTGCGTGATCCACACCCACACCACCGCGGTGTCGGCCATCGCGCTCAAGCGCCAGGGCTTTGCGCACGACGATTTCTACGGCGCCCAGCTCAGCGGCCGCGTGGGCTACCACGCCTTCGAGGGCATCACGCTGTTTGCCGACGAGCGCCCGCGCATGCTGCACAGCCTGGGCAGCAAGCACATCCTGGTGCTGCGCAACCACGGCGTGGCGGTGGGCGAGCTGGACATCCCGCGCGCCTTCTTCCTGCTGTGGACGGTGCAGCGCGCGGCCGAGATCCAGGTGGCGGCCGGCGCCATTCCGGGCGACAACGTGGCCCTGCCCGAGACCATTGGCCAGCGCTGCGCCGAACTCACTGCGCAGCTGATCCGCGAAGACGGCTTTGCCGAGAAGTTCTTTGCCGCCATGGTGCGCCGCATGCGCTCGCGCCGCGCGCACTGA
- a CDS encoding fumarylacetoacetate hydrolase family protein, with translation MPLSPEATALCAALLDARRSGRPLPPDAAALAAVPDDETACALQQAQGVALGAWAAEALPRFWKSGGPRRDGPLAHAPLLPAGVQPVADGDCADLRAQPFLQPMVEAEVALRLGREVSPALAATLGVAEAESLIDALAVAVEVVDTRWASLADAPPRLKLADFQVHGALVLGPWQAWDGWRGHDWAAQRGQLRLGDAAPINFQGTHTLGTPGWLLPIWLRHLTRHGHSVPAGTVVTTGSWSGCRPVARGSRVAVQFQGLGGFTLQV, from the coding sequence ATGCCCCTGAGCCCCGAAGCCACCGCCCTGTGCGCGGCCCTGCTCGACGCCCGCCGCAGCGGCCGCCCGCTGCCCCCCGACGCCGCCGCGCTGGCCGCCGTGCCCGACGACGAAACCGCCTGCGCGCTGCAGCAGGCCCAGGGCGTGGCCCTGGGTGCCTGGGCGGCCGAGGCGCTGCCGCGCTTCTGGAAGTCGGGCGGCCCGCGCCGCGACGGCCCGCTGGCCCATGCGCCGCTGCTGCCTGCCGGCGTGCAGCCGGTGGCAGATGGCGACTGCGCCGACCTGCGCGCCCAGCCCTTCCTGCAGCCCATGGTCGAGGCCGAGGTGGCGCTGCGCCTGGGCCGCGAGGTCAGCCCCGCGCTGGCCGCCACGCTGGGCGTGGCCGAGGCCGAATCGCTGATCGATGCGCTGGCCGTGGCGGTGGAGGTGGTGGACACGCGCTGGGCCAGCCTGGCCGATGCACCGCCACGCCTGAAGCTGGCCGACTTCCAGGTGCATGGCGCCCTGGTGCTGGGCCCCTGGCAGGCCTGGGACGGCTGGCGCGGCCACGACTGGGCGGCCCAGCGCGGCCAGCTGCGGCTGGGCGATGCCGCGCCCATCAACTTCCAGGGCACGCACACCCTGGGTACGCCGGGCTGGCTGCTGCCGATCTGGCTGCGCCACCTCACCCGCCACGGCCACAGCGTGCCGGCCGGCACCGTGGTCACCACCGGCAGCTGGTCAGGCTGCCGCCCGGTGGCACGCGGCAGCCGCGTGGCGGTGCAGTTTCAGGGCCTGGGCGGCTTCACGCTGCAGGTCTGA